One stretch of Methylococcus capsulatus DNA includes these proteins:
- the rsmA gene encoding 16S rRNA (adenine(1518)-N(6)/adenine(1519)-N(6))-dimethyltransferase RsmA produces the protein MMHIPRKRFGQNFLRDHCVIREIVAAIGPRLSDRLLEIGPGEGVLTRELLQSGAHLDVIELDRDLVAALQQRFAGAGRLRIHAGDALKFDLRTIASEARLRVVGNLPYNISTPLLFRLFEQLDVIEDMHFMLQKEVVDRLCAGAGDDDYGRLSVMAALYCQAQHLFNVGPECFYPRPRVVSAVVRLVPHTVLPDAGLVKQVSAVVAAAFGQRRKTLRNALKGLLDESALARAGIDPRARAEELSLADYVGLSRQLHP, from the coding sequence ATGATGCACATTCCGCGTAAGCGTTTCGGCCAGAATTTTCTGCGCGATCACTGCGTCATTCGTGAGATCGTCGCCGCCATCGGTCCCAGGCTGTCGGACCGGCTTTTGGAAATCGGCCCCGGCGAAGGGGTGCTGACCCGCGAGCTGCTGCAGTCCGGAGCGCATCTGGATGTGATCGAGTTGGATCGTGATCTGGTCGCGGCGTTGCAACAGCGGTTTGCCGGTGCAGGGAGGCTGCGGATACACGCAGGCGATGCCTTGAAGTTCGATCTTCGCACCATCGCCTCAGAGGCGAGGCTCCGGGTTGTGGGCAATCTGCCTTACAACATTTCCACCCCGCTGCTGTTCCGTTTGTTCGAACAACTCGATGTGATCGAAGACATGCACTTCATGCTGCAGAAGGAAGTGGTCGACCGATTGTGCGCGGGGGCGGGTGACGACGATTACGGCCGGCTGAGCGTCATGGCCGCGCTCTATTGCCAGGCACAGCATTTGTTCAATGTGGGACCGGAGTGCTTCTACCCGCGGCCCAGGGTGGTATCGGCGGTGGTGCGGCTGGTGCCGCACACCGTCCTGCCCGATGCCGGCTTGGTGAAGCAGGTGTCCGCGGTAGTCGCGGCGGCGTTCGGCCAGCGCCGGAAGACGCTGCGGAACGCGCTCAAAGGATTATTGGATGAATCGGCGCTGGCCCGTGCCGGAATCGATCCCCGTGCGCGTGCCGAGGAACTGTCGCTGGCCGACTATGTCGGCCTGAGCCGGCAGTTGCATCCGTAA
- the pdxA gene encoding 4-hydroxythreonine-4-phosphate dehydrogenase PdxA, whose amino-acid sequence MSSRLLLTSGEPAGIGPDLCVLLAGRLLPYSITVLGDPALLESRARLLGVSLELRQVAPGDVVPPHEPGVLHVQPTRRRAGTVPGTLDAANAAYVLETIAEGARACLARHYDALVTAPVQKSVINDAGVAFTGHTEFIAEITGGWPVMMLATEGLRVALVTTHLPLAEVSRAITGERLTRTLKVLHHDMAYCFGLPRPRILVCGLNPHAGEGGHLGGEEITVIEPVLARLRQEGMDLTGPLPADTLFLPRNLARADVVLAMYHDQGLPVLKYAGFGRAVNITLGLPIIRTSVDHGTALDLAGTGRIDTGSLEEAVRVAAEMAEARRGVKA is encoded by the coding sequence ATGTCTTCCCGCCTGTTGCTGACCAGCGGAGAACCGGCCGGTATCGGCCCGGATTTGTGCGTGCTGCTGGCCGGGCGTCTGCTTCCCTACAGTATCACGGTGCTGGGCGACCCGGCGCTACTGGAAAGCCGGGCGCGCCTGCTCGGTGTCTCACTGGAACTGCGCCAGGTCGCCCCCGGCGATGTCGTGCCGCCGCATGAACCAGGCGTGCTGCACGTCCAGCCGACCCGCCGGCGGGCGGGAACGGTGCCCGGCACGCTCGATGCGGCCAATGCCGCCTACGTGCTCGAAACCATCGCCGAAGGTGCGCGAGCCTGTCTGGCGAGGCATTACGATGCCCTGGTCACGGCTCCGGTGCAGAAGTCGGTCATCAACGATGCCGGCGTCGCCTTCACCGGCCACACCGAATTCATTGCGGAGATCACTGGCGGCTGGCCGGTGATGATGCTGGCCACCGAAGGTCTGCGGGTTGCGCTGGTCACTACCCATCTGCCTCTGGCCGAGGTGAGCCGGGCCATTACCGGCGAACGGCTGACGCGGACGCTCAAAGTCCTCCATCATGACATGGCCTACTGCTTCGGCCTCCCCAGACCCCGTATCCTGGTCTGCGGGCTCAATCCGCATGCGGGCGAGGGTGGGCATCTGGGAGGCGAGGAGATCACCGTGATCGAACCGGTGCTCGCGCGGCTGCGGCAGGAAGGGATGGATCTGACCGGCCCGTTGCCGGCCGATACACTGTTTCTTCCCCGAAATCTCGCGCGCGCCGACGTGGTGTTGGCGATGTATCACGACCAGGGGCTGCCGGTATTGAAATATGCGGGATTCGGCCGAGCGGTGAACATCACCCTAGGCCTCCCCATCATCCGCACCTCGGTGGACCACGGGACGGCGCTGGATTTGGCCGGCACCGGCCGGATCGACACCGGCAGCCTGGAAGAGGCGGTCCGGGTCGCTGCGGAAATGGCCGAAGCTCGGCGCGGTGTGAAGGCATGA